The Quercus robur chromosome 3, dhQueRobu3.1, whole genome shotgun sequence DNA segment ttttttcaaaagaatttattgAGTTATATTtgtgcattttatttttaaagattttattgaTTCATACATATACATGGGCCTTTTTCGGCTGGGAATCTTACGCAATGGCCCAAGTTGCCTAGTGGGTTGAGATGGCCCTGACTTGAGTGAGAGAAATTTGTTAGATATATGGTTTAATAAAGCCCCAAACATGTACACTTGAAATTCCCCCTATTTGGAGAATTGAAAATGAAAGGTTtggaggaaaaatgaaaatgccaTTTCAATGTCCCTCAATTCCTTTGGACCCTATAAAAACATATCCAAATAGGGGAATATAAATCCCTATCTCTTTCCCAGTGTCGATCTAAAATTTTGGCATGAAAACAAATAAGTCTAGTCATTATGAAGCTCAAATGTTTACTTAAGGTCCAAGAATGTAAAAAGGCCTGTCTATGAATAAGATCGACTGATCCAAGAACACCAACATCAAATTCTATCGGTTAAATATACAATAAATGACTCAAATATTTAGGAAAGTGACAATAACAAATCAATGAGTGGGCATgtgtaaaatatcattttttgagTGATTTAGGGACCACCAAAATCAATCAAACGCAATGGAGTTGTTGCCAATGTTGGGAAGTTGAAACAGCCAAGCTTCATTGAAGATGATAAAATCTCAAGGGTGTTTGTGGTTATAAGACTTGGGATATGGCGAATTGGGTAGTTGGGTATCGAGGAGAATAGTTCAGTAGTAATGGGACTGTGGGaggtgtggggaaggtgttccTATGAATATATTAGTACATAGTTCGCAATTACTCATGTAGccgtttttcaaaatatttgtcTAGCTAGTTTGCAATTACTCTTAACGATGGATTAATGCTATATGCACAATCTTTTTACATCAAATTTACAACAAATATGAGGCATTAAGCtgttatttattagttttaatctGGGTCATTACTGACATAACTTTTTTATCCTCCAATAATAGCTTAacatttagaatttgttataaaattattctaaaaatattatggatataTCATTACTCTTAACATgaattaaaaattatcattcatgtgtgtatgtgtattatCATTAACTGTACAAGGTAGAATAAGTCAGACTATAAGTTTTAGTAACAATAATATGATCAAGTACCTACCTCGCTTTATTGCATCAGTTCAGTTCGTGCTAGAAGCATTAATACTGGGGTTGGCAAGGCCATCTAGTGTGGGGGTTTAACTTGTTATAGTGGAAAGTGACTTATTTCTAAGATTCTActctttttatttcaaaaaaaaaaaaaaaaaatccagcttGCGGTTAAATCAAGAAATGCTAGCTTGCGGTGAAGTattacttattatattttttttacaagataattaTTGTAAGAGCACAAATTGTAGCCCAAGCCCAGAAGAATTGGGGTATGAGCCCAATGAgccaaatacaataaatttgtagagagtgggtaaAAGAACTGGGCTTTTAGCGAATTGAGCAACGGTTAGCTAAGATTTCAAGTGTAACCGAGTATGGAACCAGACGTAACTAGGGATGAAATGTAGGTCTGAGGAGATGTTTTAATAATCAAATCTCTATTTGAGAGAGAGTTCAATGTTTTAGGGCTACAGTagttcttcttctctctttttccgatcccctcttTATGGAGGgtctttcacattatataaacattTTTAGGTCATCTCTATCGTACACTTGTTCATCATCTAAGTCTATACTCAAGTATGTGTCTTATCAAGCATCTTCCCTGGCTCTCTGTGAATGGTGGTGGTTGAGACtacactgttcagaggtcttctccacataaatgcggccagaaaagttgttgcagtgcatttaatgcggtggtagcagcttttcccttagatatttctgtATTCTTATCCTCTCCGTACGTGCCTGAAGTCTATCCTCATCATTGGAGGCTCCTGGAAGGTCGCCTAAGTCACCCGGGTGCCCACTCGACTGATATTTGTTCGGTCCGAGGAGGGTAACCTCCTTGGACTTCAGCCCTCCACCCTTTCCTTACACAATTAGCTATTCTGGGGCTTCTTCGGTCAtttactcctcctcggacgtatcCAAATTAGCAAATAGGGCTTAAGGCCCAACGTACAAATTTGAGCTTTCgcccccacaatagcctctcaaaattttaatttttcccttttatccaaggagaaaaaatagaattttgacTTGCCACAGTAACCGTGGTTAAAACTGTAGTAGTGTCCAAATTTACGCACGTAGAAATGTGATTTAAGTCATTTCACCATTGCTTTTGACGCTACGGAATTCGTGAAGCGTCATTAATTACTTTGGACAGCGCTGTGTCTTTGGCATCCAACGGAGGGGCTTTGATCCAACGGACCAcattttccttcaagatttggGCGGGATAAATCCCACTCATTTTCAGTCCCTTATATAAAGCCTGATGGGagagttcttttcttttcttcaccaTAGTTCAGAATTTGTAGCGCACTCAAACATTTAAACTCACACCGATTATCAGATCATCCGTCCtatttcttcaaaaattttaaaaatcctcTTAAGAATTTCACTGATCAGTTCCTGATTTAGTTCATGTAAGTTCTAGCTTCTAcgaatttttctttatttcctcgGACAGTCTCCTTGGCCCATCATTCCTCATTACCCCGTTGTCACTCCTAGCgttttctcttttcctcttaTTTGAAATGGGTAGATTTAAGTATTTAGTGGATAGCCCTGCTTTGATAGAAATATTCAAAGATAAATATCACAGACCCCAGGAGGTATCATTGCGATACTGTTCCCTGGAAGGATTAGCATTTGATCGAGAGGTGGGAGAAGTCACAATCCCCATGATAGCCTgcatagagggaggaatgactCTCCCCATGGGTAGGATTACAAGAGACTACTTGCGTAACCATAGGCTTTGCCCCCAACAGTGCGCACCTAATTTCTTTAGGATTCTAGGAGCAGTTGACGCTTTGAACCGACACTTAGGGTTGGGGCTAACCTAGCACGACGTAGTTCACCTATACGAGGGTCATAAACAAAAAGGGGCGGGATTTTACCTTAAATCCCGGTCCGATGCTGTTAGGCTCATTTCGTGTCTTCCCAAGTCTAACAAGGGGATGAAGGATGACTACCTAATTGCATCAGGCCCCTGGCATTACGGTCTCCCTTGCCCAACCCAACTAGGAGAGCCATGTTGGGTACCTTAGATTTAGGTTTTCTAACATTAGATTTAAGTTATTCGTCCTCGGCTTTGCTTTGCTatgtcaaaagatttttttttttttttttttttttttttttttttttttttttttttttacattgaaCAAGTTTCTAACTGTTTAGTTTTTCTTTGTGTAACAGATAAAGAGCAAGTAAATCCTCGGATTAGCTTAATCAACGTACCTGCGCTAAACTATCCCAGCATTCTTTCATCTTTCGCTTCGAATTCCCCTTTTACTTGGTCAACAACGAGCCTTGAGTCTGAGAAAACTTTTACTgactttccacccattttctgaaCCATTGCTACTCCCATCACCAGAGCTTCATACTCGGcctcattgttcgtagccgagaagcCCAACCTTAAAGATTTTTCAACAATGACCTTCTCAGGGGATATCAGTACTAGTCCAATCCCTGAACCCTTCTGATTTGATGCCCCATCAACGTATACTTCCCAGGGCAAAATGCCATGTTGGGAGATTGTGCCAACCAACTTTCCATGAGTGTTCTCTGCCGGTTCCAACTCTTCCATTAGGGGTTCAGTGAATTCGGCCACCAAATCCGCGAGGACTTGTCCTTTTATGGAGGTacgaggcatgtatttgatgtcaaaagtCCCCAAAATGGTACCCCACTTGGCTATTCTTCttgtgtagtcagcgcttcggAGTATGGCTTTAAGCGGGAGTTGAGTAAGAACAACAACTGCgtgtgcttggaagtaatggggCAGCTTACGTGTGCCAAGCACTACTGCCAGGATAGCTTTTTCCAAGGGTAGATATCGCACCTTAGCTTCATGCAATGATTTACTCACATAATAAACCGGCCACTGTACACCACAATCAACTCGTATCAGTACTAAACTTACAGCGTAGGGGGCCACAGCAATATAGGCAAGCAATACTTCATCTGGCTCAAGACTAGACATGATCGGTGGCCGAGCGAGATAGtctttaagttgttggaaagccatggcacattcttcattccactcaaatcctttccttttgttgatcaacaaaaagaaaggtTTGCATCTATCTGCTGATCGAGAGATGAAACTATTCAAAGCGGCGGCCATTTCGGTCAgtttctggacctctttgggattccgaggtgaTTGCAAGTTATTAATAGCCTTAATCTGGTTGGGGTTAACTTCAATCCCTCTGTGAGTGACCATATAGCCTAAGAATTTGCCCGACCCCACACCGAATGAGCACTTAGAAGCATTTAGACGCAGCTTATATTTTCGAAGAATTTCAAAAATAGTTCCAAGGTCTTCCAAATGTTCTACAACCACTTTACTTTTCACCACTATATCATCAATATAGACCTCGATATTCTTCCACAGTTATGACTCAAACATCTTCGTCATCATTCTTTGGTAGGTGGATCCTGCATTCTTCAAACtaaatggcatcaccttataatggtaATTCCTGATAGGGGTCACAAAAGCAGTTTTCTCCTAATCGTCCGAGGCTAAAGGTATCTAATGATAGCCCTGAAAGGCATCTAAgaaactcatccgaggatgaACAACAGTGGAATCTACTAGTTGATCTATTTTGGGCATAGGGAACGGATCCTTGGGGCAAGCTTTATTCAAATCTGTGAAATCTACACACACTCGCCActtcccactcttcttctttactactaCAGTGTTTGCTAACCATTCAGGATAAAACACTTCCTTCATAGCTCCTGCTTGCTTAAGCTTAGATACCTCCTCTCGCACCGCTTCAGCGTGTTCTTTGGACGGGCGTTAAGGTGACTGCTTCCTAGGTGGGATTAACGGATTAACTTTCAAATGGTGACAAATGAATTCTAGATCTACTCCTGGGGCTTCGTAGGAATTCCAGGCAAAAACGTCAGTGTTCCTTCTAAGGAATTCTATCAGACCTTCTCTTTCATGATGAGGCAATTGGGATCTAATCTGAAAGAACTTCTCTGGATCGTCCCCTATAATAATCTTTACGAAGTCCTCACACTTCGCTTCCTTGGCTGGCTTATCAACGGATAACGACGGGGGTTTTAATTGCTACAAGCCCTTCTCTTCATGGGCCGAGGACTCGGCCTCGGGTTTATGCTAGATGGCTACCACCAAGCATTGCCTTGCCATAGACTAATCCCCTAGTATTTCTTTAATCTGACCCTCTGACGGGTATTTAACATTCTGGTGTAGGGTAGAAGAAACTACCCCCAAcgtatgaagccaaggtctggcGACAATTGCTGTGTAGGGAGAGTATGCATCCACGACAATGAAATCTACTTCTACTACTTCTGAGCTAGTCTGAACAGGTAGCCTGATTTGACCTTTTGGAATGATAATCTTCCCCTCAAAACTCACTAAGAGGGAGCTATAGGGGGTTAGGTCTTCAGCTTTtaagttcagccccttataAAGGTCGGGATACATTATCTCGGCAGCGCTACCTTGATCCACTATTATCCTCTTCACATCATATCCCCCCAATTCGGAGGGTGATCACCAAGGCATCGTCGTGGGGTTGAATGGTTCCAATCTTATCCTCATCAGAAAAGCCCATGACTAACGACAATTCTGCTCTAGCCCTCTTCGAATTCTAATTGATGTCTCCTGAGGATAGATGAGCTACAGACATTACCCTAGACGGGCATGATCCTGTTCTCCCTGGTGTAGCAAAGATGACATTGATAGTTCCTAAGGGAGGCCTCGAAGGAATATCCCTTCTGGACTTGGAATTCGCCTGGCTCCCCTAGCCACTAGAATGATGTAGCAACTGTTTTAATTTTCCCTTTTGGACGAGTTGGTCCAAATGATCCCATAAACTCTTAAATCCTTTGCGGTAtgcccatgatcctgatgatattggcaatagAGGTTACGGTTTCGCTTTTCGGGATTTCCTATCATCTTATTTGGTCGTTTAAAGAATggttcattttttatcttttccaaTACTTGATGCACCAGCTCTCGGAAGACTACACCGACGACCTGAGTATTGTTTGACCTTGATTGATCTGCATAATCCCTTATCGGCCGGTTATTGTTGTATTGGTccaacctgaaatccctcctttcttgagggataaccttagtTTTCCCTTTTCCTTGTTGTTGATCGTCTTCAATCCTCTTGTACTTATCAACTCGGTCCATTGGCTGGCGTAAACTAGTGACAGGCTTACCTGTCAGAGATTTCCTCAAACCGTGCTCGGATGGGAGACCGATCTTGAAAGTTCTAACAACAACCTCATCAAAATCGCCATCAATCTCGTTAAACATCTCCCAGTACCTTTCAGCATATGCCTTCACGGATTCTCCTTCCCTCATTGACATGGACAATAAAGAGTTTAGAGGTTGAGGAACCCTACTGCATGTAATGAATCGGGAACAGAATGATTGGGTGAGTGTCTTGAAGGAACTGATAGAATTTGTTCTTAacccatcaaaccatctcatcggcATTGGTCCCAAACTGGATGGAAATACTCTACACATCAAAGCCTCGTCCTGAGAATGGACAACCATCTTCTATTTGAACTGACTTACGTGCTCTACAGGATCCGTTCGACCATTATACATGGCGAGCGTTGGCTGATGGAAATGCCTGGgaagtttttccttttctatccCTCGTGTAAAGGGTGATTTAGAAATCTGGCTCAAGGCTTTCTTCATAACATCAATTCCTACTACCTTGAAAGATGGACTCCTGCATTTCCTTTTGTGAAGATACTCCTTCTCACAGGAAAAAGACTCGCTAGGTGGAGTTCTTGACCGTTGTCTGCAGATAGTATCTTCTTCGTCATTAGAAGAAACATCAGAGCTGGGAGGGGATTGCTTCCGTTGTGCTCGACAAAGTTGCCTCTTTAAGTCATCATTCTCTTGTTGAATGGCTTTTTCATCACCTTGCTCATGAACTGCATGACCTTTCCTTCGAAAACCGCTTCCACCTGTGTGAAGCGTTTGCAAGCTGCCTTCCTGATAGTTGTCCAGATCCTTTTCACGCTCAAGATTGAGGAGTTCATCTTGTTGACGAACGTTGGCGGATTCCTCATGGTGCAGACTGGTTTGGTGTGATCTTGATCCCGCCATGACCGTTATACTACACTGAAGCACAAGCTCTTcctacagacggcgccaattgtaagagcACAAATTGTAGCCCTAGCCCAGAAGAATTGGGgtatgagcccaatacaataaatttgtagagagtgggtgaAAGAACTAGGCTTTTAGCGAATTGAGCAACGATTAGCTAAGATTTCAAGTGTAACCGAGTATGGAACCACACGTAACTAGGGATGAAATGTAGGTCCGATGAGATGTTTTAATAATCAAATCTCTATTTGAGAGAGAGTTCAATGTTTTAGGGCTACAGTagttcttcttctctctttttccgaTCCCTTCTTTATGGAGGGTCTTCCACattatataaacttttttagGTCATCTCTATCGTACACTTGTTCATCATCTAAGTCTATATTCGAGTATGTGTCTTATCAATCATCTTCCCTGGCTCTCTGTGAATGGTGGTGGTTGAGACTACACCATTCAGAGGTCTTTTCCACGTAAATGCGGCCAGCAAAGttgctgcagtgcatttaatgcggtggtagcagcttttcccttagatatttctgtATTCTTATCCTCTCCGTACGTGCCTGAAGTCTATCCTCATCATTGGAGGCTCCTGGAAGGTCGCCTAAGTCACCCGGGTGCCCACTTGACTGATATTCGTCCGGTCCGAGGAGGGTAACCTCCTCGGACTTCAGCCCTCCACCCTTTCCTTACACGATTAGCTATTCTAGGGCTTCTTCGGTCAtttactcctcctcggacgtatcCACTTTAGCAAATAGGGCTTAAGGCACAACGTACAAATTTGAGCTTTTGCCCCCACAGTAgtctctcaaaattttaattttcccttttatctgaggagaaaaaatagaattttgacTTGCCACAGTAACCGTGGTTAAAACTGTAGTAGTGTCCAAATTTACGCACGTAGAAATGTGATTTAAGTCATTTCACCATTGCTTTTGACGCTTCAGAATTCGTGAAGCGTCATTAATTACTTTGGACAGCGCTGTGTCTTTGGCATCCAACGGAGGGGCTTTGATCCAACGGACCAcattttccttcaagatttggGCGGGATAAATCCCACTCATTTTCAGTCCCTTATATAAAGCCTGATGGGagagttcttttcttttcttcactaTAGTTCAGAATCTGCAGCGCACTCAAACATTTAATCTCACACCGATTATCAGATCATCTATCCTATTtcctcaaaaattttaaaaatcctcTTAAGAATTTCACTGATCAGTTCCTGATTTAGTTCATGTAAGTTCTAGCTTCTAcgaatttttctttatttcctcgGACAGTCTCCTCGGCCCATCATTCCTCATTACCCCGTTGTCACTCCTAGCgttttctcttttcctcttaTTCGAAATGGGTAGATTTAAGTATTTAGTGGATAGCCCTGCTTTGATAGAAATATTCAAAGATAAATATCACATACCCCAGGAGGCATCATTGCGATACTGTTCCCCGGAAGGATTAGTATTTGATCGAGAGGTGGGAGAAGTCACATTCCCCATGATAGCCTgcatagagggaggaatgactCTCCCCATGGGTAGGATCACAAGAGACTACTTGCGTAACCATAGGCTTTGCCCCCAACAGTGCGCACCTAATTTCTTTAGGATTCTAGGAGCAGTTCACGCTCTGAATCGACACTTAGGGTTGGGGCTAACCTGGCACGACGTAGTTCACCTATACGAGGGTCATAAACAAAAAGGGGCGGGATTTTACCTTAAATCCTGGTCTGATGCTGTCAGGCTCATTTCGTGTCTTCCCAAGTCTAGCAAGGGGATGAAGGATGACTACCTAATTGCATCAGGCCCCTGGCATTATGGTCTCCCTTGCCCAACCCAGCTAGGAGAGCCAGGTGGGGTACCTTAGATTTAGGTTTTCTAACATTAGATTTAAGTTATTCGTCCTCGGCTTTGCTTTGCTATGTcgaaaagattttattttatttatttatttttttttatagtgaaCAAGTTTCTAACTGTTTAGTTTTTCTTTGTGTAATAGATAAAGAGCAAGTAAATCCTCGGATTAGCTTAATCAACGTACCCGCGCTCAACTATCTGTTGAGATCTCAAATTTTTGTGAATGACGACGGACATCTTCGAGCTGCCCATCTAGTTTTGGACTACGAACCCCTTTCAAGATCCTTTCAGGACGTCGACAACGCTATTAGGGCAAACGACTATCGTCAAGCTCGTATAAACGTGTCTCAGCCTCACTTTTTAGCCCCACACGACCTTCCACCAGTTGATCATCCAATCCCACAGGGCATTCCCTTGGCCGCCCAGCCAATTCAGTAAGTACCTCTTGGAAAAGCTGTAGCCTAGGAAGGAATTGCATCTTCCTCTTCACTTGAGGAAGAAATTGACCAGTTCcaatttgaagaagaaggaacGCAAGGAGTAGAAGCCATTGTTATATCGGAGGCCGAGGAAGAAACTGACGAGTACTCGTGCATTCAAACCTTTGCTCCTATAATCACTTACGTGGAGGACTCTTCAGACAACAAAGCTGAAGAAATGGCTCCAAAATCCGGCAAAAGTTTGAGAGAGCTTATGAAGGGGAGGAACACGACGCCTACCCCCCAAGAAGCTAATAAGTCCAAGCCCCCAGTGAACCCTCCTCCTTCCCCTCCTCAGCTCCCTGCTGATCTTGGGCTTAATCCTGAACTGAGGAGAAAGAGGCAACGTGAGGCTCCTGAGGAGGGCGAGATAGGCACTCCAAAGGGAAACAAACAACAGAGGATGTCCCAGGACCAAAGAAGTAGGAGATCCAACTCTGTTGAAAGCCGAGAAGATCTTCCCGTGGCTCAAGTGCGCCATCCATCACGCATATGGTCTCCTAAATTGGAGGTGGATGGTGTCCCCATTGCCTGGGATACCTCCATTAGACATTACCACGGGGGGCATGCAGGTCATGTTGCCGAGGTTTTGGAGCAGCCCCTCCTCCTTCCAAAAGACATGGAGGCTTATGGGTGCTTCAATCAACATGAGCTCTTCTTATCCCTTAAGAGGGATCTGGCCATGGTAAGTAGTTTAATCTATTGCCCTACCTAAACACTTGACTATTTTCATAAGTTTTTGCTCTATGttttatactaaaaataaaacttttatttcgtCATGTAGATTACCCAACAGGTTTATGTGGCCGAGGATTGGGTTAACGATGCCCGCAGCAAGGCCAGGGCAGCCTTCGATGCTCGGTCCGAGGTCGAGGTAGAGCTGGGCGCCCTAAAAGAAAACCAATCCAAACTGGCCGAGCAGTTGAAGGAGGTAGTTAGGGTAAGGGACAGCTCTAAAGCAGGTCTTAAGACTACTGAGAAGCAAGCGGAAGATCTACGTATATAGTTGCATTATACTGAAATCAATCTGGCGAGAGAAAAGCAATTGGTGACGGAGCTTTGCGAAGAACTTCAGAAGGCCAAGGAAGCTGTCCAACTGGTTAAGGAGGCAGCTGAGGCCGAGAAGCAGGCTGCTTACACGCTTGGGGTGGAGGAGACTCAAGCCAGACTCATAGAGGAACTCACCGCTGTATGCAGAGATTACTGCTACATCTCTTGGGGTAAAGCCCTTGATGCTGCTGGGGTCCCTGTGGGCTTTGATTTGAGGTGACCTGAGAGCATTTACTACGATCCAGAAATTCACGAGCTCCCAGGTCTTGACTCCTCTCACCTTGAACAAGCCACACAGGTATCTGTGCAGTCAAAGGTAGACCAAGTCCCTCCTGCCCCCTCGGAAGTTCCAAAAGACTTCAACCAAGATGGTGGCCAAGGAAAAAAGACTGAAACTCTCAAGGGCAAGGATAAAGATCAGGATAAGAAGAAAAATTCTTCTAATCCCACAAAGAAAGCCCCTGATATTGTTGCCCCCCAGCTCGGCCAAACTGTTGACCCAGTGGTCTCTAAGACAAAAGCTTAGGCTAGggaatttttattgtttttatatgttttctgTTGTTGTTTTCATTTATAAGGAATGTGccacattttttattatcaatgaagaaatttctcttttatttcataCATCTTTATAATGTGTGCTATGAGATTCATTGTCAAAGTATGATGACCTTTTGCCACTTTAACTTGAACAAAATCCACTGCCGCATCCTATAAACAGGCAAGTAACTTTAATGGGATATTGATGAACATTGTTGCAATTTAGGCAAGTTATTGAGCAATTTACCTCGATCTTACCAAGGGTAATACTACAAGTTAATTCAAATCCAATAAATAGCCCAAGGTATCCAAGTGCAACTTCAAAGTTATATAAATATCTATAAGCATGGCATTGTGATGCTAACCCATTCAAATCATTCAGTCTGAGGACTGCGAATGAGTGTTAGCTAACCCAAatcatctggtccgaggacttcagGCATGATTGAATTTAAGTTTAAACACCTATGAGAACTGCGAATGAGTGTTAACTAACCCAAatcatctggtccgaggacttcagGCATGATTGAATTTAAGTTTAAACACTTATGAGAATCATGAACGAGCGTTAACTAACCTAAATCATCTAGTCCGAGGACTTCAGGCATGATTGAATTTAAGTTTAAACACTTGAGAACTATGAACGAGTGTTAACTAACCAAAATcatttggtccgaggacttTAGGCATGATTGAATTTAAGTTTAAACACTTGAGAACTATGAACGAGTGTTAACTAACCAAAATcatttggtccgaggacttTAGGCATGATTGAATTTAAGTTTAAACACTTATGAGAATTATGAACGAGCGTTAACTAACCCAAAttatctggtccgaggacttcagGCATGATTGAATTTAAGTTTAAACATTTATGAGAATTATGAATGAGTGTTAACTAACTCAAATCATCTGGTCTGAGGACTTCAGGCATGATTGAATTTAAGTTTAAACACTTGAGAACTATGAACGAGTGTTAACTAACCAAAATcatttggtccgaggacttTAGGCATGATTGAATTTAAGTTTAAACACTTATGAGAATTATGAACGAGTGTTAACTAACCCAAatcatctggtccgaggacttcagGCATGATTGAATTTAAGTTTAAACACTTGAGAACTATGAACGAGTGTTAACTAACCAAAATcatttggtccgaggacttTAGGCATGATTGAATTTAAGTTTAAACACTTATGAGAATTATGAACGAGCGTTAACTAACCCAAatcatctggtccgaggactttAGGCATGATTGAATTTAAGTTTAAACATTTATGAGAATTATGAACGAGTGTTAACTAACTCAAATCATCTGGTTCGAGGACTTCAGGCATGATTGAATTTAAGTTTAAACACTTGAGAACTATGAACATGTGTTAACTAACCCAAatcatctggtccgaggacttcaggcatgattgaatttaagtttaaacacttataagaactaaaaagtaaaaagtgtAAACTTCTTATATAACgaataaataaattgatcatgaaaatatttattaatagtaatacctctttaggttgtttacattccaaggacgTGGTATTACATGCTCGTCCAAATCTTATAGAAAATAAGCTCCAATGCCAGCTTCCGAGGTGATacggtaaggtccttcccaatttggtcctAACTTTCCCCAAGCTGGATTCTTTGCAGTGCCCACAACTTTACGTAACACCAGATCACCAGGAGTTAAAGGTCTTAATTTTACATTGGCATCATAACCTTGTTTCAGTTTTTGCTGGTAGTaggccaattggaccattgcgTTTTCCCTCTTCTCTTCAATCAAGTCCAAATTCCTTTTTAGATGCTTATCGTTATCACTTGGATTGAATAAACTGCTTCTCAATATTGGAAAACCAGTCTCCAAAGGGATAACAGCctcggccccataagtcatcgagaAGGGGGTCTCTCCAATAGATCTATAAGGCGTGGTTCTATATGTCCAAAGAATATGTGGTAGTTCTTCCACCCACTTGCCCTTTGCGTCATCTAGCCTTTTCTTTAGCCCATTTACTATAGCTTTATTTACAGCCTCTGCTTGTCCGTTTCCTTGGGGATAGGCAGGAGTAGAATACCTATTTGTAATCCCCAACTCG contains these protein-coding regions:
- the LOC126719341 gene encoding uncharacterized protein LOC126719341; protein product: MVVHSQDEALMCRVFPSSLGPMPMRWFDGLRTNSISSFKTLTQSFCSRFITCSRVPQPLNSLLSMSMREGESVKAYAERYWEMFNEIDGDFDEVVVRTFKIGLPSEHGLRKSLTGKPVTSLRQPMDRVDKYKRIEDDQQQGKGKTKVIPQERRDFRLDQYNNNRPIRDYADQSRSNNTQVVGVVFRELVHQVLEKIKNEPFFKRPNKMIGNPEKRNRNLYCQYHQDHGHTAKDLRVYGIIWTNSSKREN